In one Maledivibacter sp. genomic region, the following are encoded:
- a CDS encoding phenylacetate--CoA ligase — protein MMIWNERYECMSRDEMTHVQSERLKEMVERVYYNVPFYRKKMQNLGIEPSDIRGIEDLSKLPFTTKQDLRDNYPFGLFAVPKSEVVRVHASSGTTGDPTVVGYTRKDIATWAEVVARTLSSCGVSRDDVIQVAYGYGLFTGGFGIHYGSERIGATVVPISGGNTKKQIKLLKDFGTTVLACTPSYSLYISEVLEEMNITPEELPLRVGIFGAEPWTNSMRKEIEEKLKIKAFDIYGLSEIIGPGVACECEHQNGLHIIEDHFIPEVVDSDTLKPLGYEAKGELVFTTVTKEALPLLRYRTKDLTILHPDKCACGRTNVRMEKITGRADDMLIIRGVNIFPSQIESILLEMGETKPHYMLIVDRINNLDVLEVWIEINEEYFSDKIKKLESLTKKIRQAIESTLGINVKVKLVEPKTIQRSEGKAQRVIDRRNREE, from the coding sequence ATTATGATTTGGAATGAACGTTATGAATGTATGAGTAGAGATGAGATGACACATGTACAAAGTGAAAGACTAAAGGAAATGGTTGAAAGAGTTTATTACAATGTACCCTTTTATAGAAAAAAAATGCAAAATCTAGGTATAGAACCCTCTGATATTAGAGGTATTGAAGATTTATCTAAGCTTCCATTTACTACGAAGCAAGATCTTAGAGACAATTATCCCTTTGGACTATTTGCCGTTCCTAAAAGTGAAGTAGTACGTGTTCATGCCTCATCGGGTACAACAGGAGATCCAACGGTTGTAGGTTATACTAGGAAGGATATCGCCACATGGGCCGAGGTCGTTGCAAGAACTCTTTCATCCTGTGGAGTTTCAAGGGACGATGTAATACAAGTGGCCTATGGATATGGTCTATTTACTGGGGGCTTTGGAATACATTATGGTAGTGAAAGAATTGGAGCTACTGTGGTGCCTATCTCTGGAGGAAATACAAAAAAGCAAATCAAACTATTGAAGGATTTTGGAACAACAGTACTTGCTTGTACCCCTTCATACTCTTTGTATATATCAGAGGTTTTAGAGGAAATGAACATTACCCCTGAGGAATTGCCACTTCGTGTTGGAATTTTTGGGGCAGAACCGTGGACAAATAGTATGCGAAAAGAAATTGAAGAAAAATTAAAAATAAAAGCCTTTGATATCTATGGATTAAGTGAAATCATAGGACCCGGTGTGGCTTGTGAGTGTGAGCATCAAAATGGGTTACATATTATAGAGGATCACTTCATCCCAGAGGTAGTGGATAGTGATACACTTAAGCCATTGGGATATGAAGCAAAGGGAGAATTGGTGTTTACAACTGTAACTAAGGAGGCTTTGCCACTGCTTAGATATAGAACAAAGGATTTAACTATATTACATCCAGATAAATGTGCATGTGGAAGAACTAATGTAAGAATGGAAAAGATTACTGGACGTGCAGATGATATGTTAATTATACGTGGAGTTAATATCTTCCCATCACAAATAGAAAGTATTTTACTGGAAATGGGAGAAACAAAACCCCACTATATGTTAATAGTTGATAGAATAAATAATTTAGATGTATTAGAGGTATGGATAGAAATCAATGAAGAGTATTTCTCTGATAAGATAAAAAAATTGGAATCATTAACTAAAAAAATTAGACAGGCTATAGAAAGTACCCTAGGTATTAATGTAAAGGTAAAGCTTGTTGAACCTAAGACAATCCAGAGAAGTGAAGGAAAAGCTCAAAGAGTCATTGATAGAAGAAATAGAGAGGAGTAA
- a CDS encoding MBL fold metallo-hydrolase, translating to MKLSILVNNYVTSSKLLAEHGLCFYIEAHGRRILFDTGQTSALIHNARVLEVDLASIETIVLSHGHYDHTGGLESLLKLNNESKIFMHPLAFQEKYSLKNGNLKYAGIPFDLKKAVVHDNRINLNHKPLYIYDNILLSGEIPRNNDFEPIPRGLMVKEEGQLKQDNIIDEQILIIREKRGIIIVLGCSHPGVVNCTEYAVSLFPNERILMLIGGMHLNSATTDRINKTIDYLKSKHIERIIPLHCTGFEAMCDIKRAFKDRCIIGTVGDVFDID from the coding sequence ATGAAATTAAGTATTTTAGTTAATAATTATGTGACATCAAGTAAGCTTTTAGCTGAACACGGACTTTGTTTTTATATCGAGGCCCATGGAAGAAGGATTCTTTTTGATACGGGTCAAACCTCTGCCCTTATTCATAATGCAAGGGTATTGGAAGTGGATTTAGCTTCTATTGAAACCATCGTATTAAGTCATGGTCATTATGATCATACAGGAGGCCTAGAGTCTTTACTAAAATTAAATAATGAGTCAAAGATATTTATGCACCCATTAGCTTTTCAAGAAAAATACAGCTTGAAAAATGGCAATTTAAAATATGCGGGTATCCCATTTGATTTAAAGAAAGCTGTAGTCCATGATAATAGGATTAATTTAAACCATAAACCTTTGTATATATATGATAACATTCTATTATCCGGTGAAATACCTAGAAATAATGATTTTGAACCTATACCTAGGGGATTAATGGTGAAGGAAGAGGGCCAGCTTAAGCAAGATAATATAATTGACGAACAAATACTTATCATACGGGAAAAAAGGGGTATTATTATTGTATTAGGTTGTAGTCATCCTGGAGTTGTAAATTGCACAGAATATGCAGTTAGTTTATTTCCAAATGAAAGGATATTGATGCTAATTGGGGGTATGCACCTAAATAGTGCCACAACTGATAGGATAAACAAAACAATCGATTATTTAAAATCTAAACATATAGAAAGGATTATTCCACTTCATTGTACAGGATTTGAGGCTATGTGTGATATAAAGCGTGCCTTTAAGGATAGATGTATTATAGGGACTGTAGGAGATGTTTTTGACATAGATTAG
- a CDS encoding acetolactate synthase codes for MIIKQLSIFLENKAGRLTEVTEILAAQEINIAALCIAETSDYGILRLIVNSPDKAIEALKSKGFSVSLTDVLCILIPHEVGALASAVKKLSDNSISVEYMYAFAMGDKTPVIIRVDEIERANKIIGKLGIQQISTEDIYKL; via the coding sequence ATGATTATTAAGCAATTATCTATATTCTTAGAAAATAAAGCGGGTAGATTAACTGAGGTAACTGAAATTCTTGCTGCACAGGAAATTAATATTGCTGCATTATGCATTGCGGAGACATCGGATTATGGGATACTACGCTTGATTGTTAATTCACCGGATAAAGCAATTGAGGCTTTAAAATCAAAAGGTTTTTCCGTTAGCTTAACCGATGTTCTTTGTATATTAATACCCCACGAAGTAGGGGCCTTAGCCAGTGCGGTTAAAAAGCTTTCAGATAATAGCATAAGTGTTGAGTATATGTATGCCTTTGCTATGGGTGATAAAACTCCTGTAATAATTCGTGTTGATGAGATAGAGAGAGCAAACAAGATCATTGGAAAGCTTGGAATACAGCAGATTAGTACAGAGGATATATATAAGCTGTAA